The following proteins are co-located in the Microvirga ossetica genome:
- a CDS encoding aldo/keto reductase, with translation MQHRQLGQTGPTVSALGLGCMGMSGMYGPADRAESIATIHAAMEAGITLVDTGDFYGMGHNEMLIGEALQGRDRDRALISVKFGAMRDPAGAWLGYDARPSAVKSFLAYTLQRLRVDHIDIYRPARLDPNVPIEDTIGAIADMVKAGYVRHIGLSEVGADTIRRAAAVHPICDLQIEYSLISRGIEDSILPACRELGIGITAYGVLSRGLISGHWQKGGESKGDFRSHSPRFQDGNVEKNLALVEALKTLAETKGVSVAQIAIAWVAAQGEDIIPLIGARRRDRLAEALGALDVRLTVEDLAAIERIVPKGAAAGDRYPKAQMGMLDSERA, from the coding sequence ATGCAACATCGCCAATTGGGACAAACCGGCCCCACCGTGTCCGCCCTCGGCCTCGGCTGCATGGGCATGTCGGGCATGTACGGGCCGGCCGACAGGGCGGAGAGCATCGCCACCATCCATGCGGCGATGGAGGCCGGCATCACCCTGGTCGACACGGGCGATTTCTACGGCATGGGCCACAACGAGATGCTGATCGGCGAAGCGCTTCAGGGCCGCGACCGCGACCGGGCGCTCATCAGCGTCAAGTTCGGCGCCATGCGCGACCCGGCCGGGGCCTGGCTCGGCTACGATGCAAGGCCCAGTGCCGTCAAAAGCTTCCTCGCCTATACGCTGCAACGCCTGCGGGTCGATCACATCGACATCTACCGCCCGGCCCGGCTCGATCCGAACGTGCCGATCGAGGACACCATCGGCGCCATCGCCGACATGGTGAAGGCAGGCTATGTGCGCCATATCGGCCTGTCGGAGGTCGGCGCCGACACCATCCGCCGCGCCGCCGCCGTGCATCCGATCTGCGACCTGCAGATCGAGTACTCGCTGATCTCGCGCGGCATCGAGGACAGCATCCTGCCCGCCTGCCGCGAACTCGGCATCGGCATCACCGCCTATGGCGTTCTCTCCCGCGGGTTGATCAGCGGGCATTGGCAGAAAGGCGGTGAAAGCAAGGGCGATTTCCGAAGCCACAGCCCGCGTTTCCAGGACGGCAATGTGGAGAAGAACCTGGCGCTGGTCGAAGCGCTCAAGACTCTGGCGGAGACGAAAGGCGTCAGCGTCGCGCAGATCGCCATCGCCTGGGTCGCGGCGCAGGGCGAGGACATCATCCCGCTGATCGGCGCGCGCCGCCGCGACCGGCTCGCCGAGGCCCTCGGTGCGCTGGACGTGCGGCTGACGGTGGAGGATCTCGCCGCCATCGAACGGATCGTCCCCAAGGGCGCCGCCGCCGGTGATCGCTATCCGAAGGCGCAGATGGGCATGCTGGACAGCGAGAGGGCGTGA
- a CDS encoding LysR family transcriptional regulator: MSDVDLADLEAFAAVARARSFRSVARLRGVSASSLSEALRRLEARLGVRLLNRTTRSVTPTEAGQRLLERLSPALSEVAAALDAVNGFRDSPTGTLRLNVPTAVARLALPPIIGPFLTAHPGINLEVTTEDSFVDVLAAGFDAGIRYDERLEKDMIAVPVGPRVQRFAVVAAPSYLDVRGRPSHPKDLLTHVCIRHRFASGVMHPWEFERDGEIVKITPNARVIANSIDLEIAAAIQGLGLIATFAGFVEPYVKSGALEPVLQDWLQPFSGPFLYYPSRRHMPAPLRAFVDFIKRRKAGDVASAALSG, translated from the coding sequence ATGAGCGATGTGGATCTCGCCGATCTCGAAGCCTTCGCGGCGGTGGCGCGGGCGCGGAGCTTTCGCAGCGTGGCCCGCCTGCGCGGGGTCTCGGCCTCGTCCCTGAGCGAGGCCCTGCGCCGGCTGGAGGCTCGGCTCGGGGTGAGGCTTCTCAACCGCACGACCCGCAGCGTCACGCCGACAGAAGCAGGCCAGCGCCTGCTGGAGCGCCTGAGCCCGGCCCTGAGCGAGGTTGCCGCCGCGCTCGATGCGGTCAACGGCTTTCGCGATTCGCCGACCGGGACACTGCGGCTCAACGTGCCCACGGCGGTGGCCCGTCTGGCGCTCCCGCCGATCATCGGTCCTTTTCTCACCGCTCATCCGGGCATCAATCTCGAAGTGACCACCGAGGACAGCTTCGTCGATGTGCTGGCGGCGGGCTTCGACGCGGGTATCCGCTACGACGAGCGGCTGGAAAAGGACATGATCGCGGTGCCCGTCGGCCCGCGCGTGCAGCGCTTCGCCGTCGTCGCAGCGCCGTCCTATCTCGACGTCCGCGGCCGGCCTTCGCATCCGAAGGATCTTCTCACTCACGTCTGCATCCGCCACCGCTTCGCCAGCGGCGTGATGCATCCTTGGGAATTCGAGCGCGACGGCGAGATCGTGAAGATCACGCCGAACGCGCGGGTGATCGCCAACAGCATCGATCTGGAAATCGCCGCCGCGATCCAGGGGCTCGGGCTCATCGCCACCTTCGCGGGATTCGTGGAGCCATATGTGAAGAGCGGCGCGCTGGAGCCGGTTCTGCAGGATTGGCTGCAGCCGTTTTCCGGGCCTTTTCTTTACTACCCTAGTCGTCGCCACATGCCGGCGCCCCTGCGCGCCTTCGTCGATTTCATCAAGCGCCGCAAGGCGGGCGACGTTGCATCGGCGGCGCTTTCCGGGTAA
- a CDS encoding ABC-F family ATP-binding cassette domain-containing protein, translating to MASLSLRNVTFIAHTPLFQNLSLVIGEGDRLGLVAANGAGKSTLLKCLAGLMEPSAGDIVRSRGLRIALVEQDVPDSMLDVSLHDVLLDALPAEERESQQWRVDMVLDEFETPADLRALPMRALSGGWQRLALIARAWITQPDLLLLDEPTNHLDLEKLFKLEAWINNAGYTAPIVVASHDRDFLDACTTKTLFLRPEESVAFAHPYRRARALLDAHDAAAQTQREKTLREVKRLRQSASELRNVGINSGSDAAQVKSAQIKRRADALEQGARAVHKERPGEIRLGNRGTHARVLVALENVTVQAPGGRKLFAIQKLEVAQGDRIVVLGRNGAGKSQLVRLLHEAMHRPEGRDGIRVSPSLALGFVDQDMRQLPQKSTAHDFILSGFRLGDQRSRAVLAEAGFSIEKQGLPIAKLSPGQKARLGLLALRLSEPNFYLMDEPTNHVDIPGREQLESEILDAEATCILVSHDRSFVKTIGTRFLLIDKGRMREIDGPEVFYESVVGQ from the coding sequence ATGGCTTCCTTGAGCCTTCGCAATGTCACATTCATTGCCCACACGCCCCTGTTCCAGAACCTCAGCCTCGTCATCGGCGAGGGCGACCGCCTCGGGCTCGTCGCCGCCAACGGCGCCGGCAAATCGACTCTTCTGAAATGCCTCGCAGGCCTCATGGAGCCGAGCGCCGGCGACATCGTCCGCTCGCGCGGTTTGCGCATCGCGCTGGTGGAGCAGGACGTTCCCGACAGTATGCTCGATGTGTCGCTGCACGACGTTCTGCTCGACGCGCTTCCAGCGGAAGAGCGGGAAAGCCAGCAATGGCGCGTCGACATGGTGCTCGACGAGTTCGAGACGCCGGCCGATCTGCGCGCTCTGCCGATGCGTGCGCTGAGCGGCGGCTGGCAGCGTCTGGCGCTGATCGCACGCGCCTGGATCACGCAGCCGGACCTGCTGCTTCTCGATGAGCCCACCAACCACCTCGATCTCGAAAAGCTGTTCAAGCTCGAGGCCTGGATCAACAATGCGGGCTACACCGCGCCCATCGTGGTGGCGAGCCACGACCGCGACTTCCTCGATGCCTGCACCACGAAAACGCTGTTCCTGCGGCCGGAGGAATCCGTCGCCTTCGCGCATCCCTATCGCCGCGCGCGGGCGCTGCTCGACGCGCACGATGCAGCGGCACAGACGCAGCGCGAAAAAACCCTGCGCGAGGTGAAGCGCCTGCGCCAGAGCGCATCGGAGCTGCGCAATGTCGGCATCAACAGCGGCAGCGATGCGGCGCAGGTGAAATCGGCGCAGATCAAGCGCCGTGCCGATGCGCTGGAGCAGGGCGCCCGCGCCGTGCACAAGGAGCGGCCGGGCGAGATCAGGCTCGGCAATCGCGGCACCCATGCGCGCGTGCTCGTGGCGCTGGAGAATGTCACGGTCCAGGCGCCGGGCGGGCGCAAGCTCTTTGCGATTCAAAAGCTCGAAGTCGCTCAAGGCGACCGCATCGTCGTGCTCGGCCGCAACGGCGCCGGCAAGTCGCAGCTTGTTCGCCTGCTGCATGAGGCGATGCATCGACCGGAAGGACGCGACGGCATCCGCGTGAGCCCGAGCCTTGCGCTGGGCTTCGTGGATCAGGACATGCGGCAATTGCCGCAAAAGAGCACCGCGCACGATTTCATCCTGTCAGGGTTTCGACTGGGCGATCAGCGCAGCCGCGCGGTGCTGGCGGAGGCAGGCTTTTCCATCGAGAAGCAGGGCTTGCCCATCGCAAAGCTGTCGCCGGGCCAGAAGGCGCGGCTCGGGCTTCTGGCGTTGCGTCTCTCCGAGCCGAACTTCTACCTCATGGACGAGCCCACCAACCACGTCGACATCCCCGGCCGCGAGCAGCTGGAATCGGAAATCCTCGACGCGGAGGCCACCTGCATCCTCGTCTCCCACGACCGCAGCTTCGTCAAAACCATCGGCACGCGTTTTCTGCTCATCGACAAGGGCCGCATGCGCGAGATCGACGGGCCGGAGGTGTTTTACGAGAGCGTGGTCGGGCAATGA
- a CDS encoding L,D-transpeptidase family protein yields MKPSRVNVIRVFRSATDPRRGRLQAGNLVLPCALGRSGTSHAKREGDGASPVGRFRILQAFYRADRGQRPRTGLRLRPIRPGDGWSDDVRDRRYNRLVPLPCPTSHERMWRDDHLYDVVLDIAWNRGPIVKGRGSAIFLHLARPGFLPTEGCVAVDKRMIGRLMERIGPRTRIEIVG; encoded by the coding sequence ATGAAACCGTCTCGCGTCAATGTCATCCGCGTCTTCCGCTCAGCCACCGACCCTCGGCGCGGGCGCCTTCAGGCCGGCAATCTCGTCCTGCCCTGCGCCCTCGGGCGCTCCGGGACGAGCCATGCCAAGCGCGAGGGCGACGGCGCCTCGCCGGTCGGACGCTTCCGGATCCTGCAGGCCTTCTACCGGGCCGATCGCGGCCAACGTCCCCGCACGGGCCTCCGCTTAAGGCCGATCCGGCCCGGCGACGGCTGGTCCGACGACGTGCGCGACCGCCGCTACAACCGCCTCGTCCCCCTGCCCTGCCCCACGAGCCACGAGAGGATGTGGCGCGACGACCACCTCTACGACGTGGTGCTCGACATCGCCTGGAACCGCGGCCCCATCGTCAAAGGCCGCGGCAGCGCTATCTTCCTGCATCTGGCCCGCCCCGGCTTCCTGCCGACCGAGGGCTGCGTCGCGGTGGACAAGCGCATGATCGGCCGCCTCATGGAGCGGATCGGGCCGCGGACGCGGATCGAGATCGTGGGCTGA
- a CDS encoding response regulator transcription factor, with translation MSNASRLLVVDDDQDLRDTLAEQLGFYDEFQVATAETATGAIDAVKGDRIDLAIMDVGLPDMDGREAVKVMRQNGFRSPIIMLTAQGSDTDTVMGLEAGANDYVVKPFKFAVLLARIRAQLRQYEASEDAVFQIGPYIFRPGSKLLTTEKGSKLKLTEKETAILRYLYRAGQAVVGRDTLLTEVWGYNSNVTTHTLETHIYRLRQKIESDPSNASILVTEPGGYKLIP, from the coding sequence ATGTCGAATGCAAGCCGCCTCCTCGTCGTCGATGACGATCAGGACCTGCGCGACACCCTAGCCGAACAGCTCGGATTCTATGACGAGTTCCAGGTGGCGACCGCCGAAACGGCCACAGGCGCCATCGACGCGGTGAAGGGCGACCGGATCGATCTCGCCATCATGGATGTGGGCCTGCCCGACATGGATGGGCGCGAGGCGGTCAAGGTCATGCGCCAGAACGGCTTTCGCAGCCCGATCATCATGCTCACGGCCCAGGGGTCGGATACGGACACGGTGATGGGCCTGGAAGCCGGCGCCAACGATTACGTGGTCAAGCCGTTCAAGTTCGCGGTGCTGCTCGCCCGCATCCGCGCGCAGCTGCGCCAGTACGAGGCGAGCGAGGACGCGGTGTTCCAGATCGGGCCGTACATCTTCCGCCCGGGCTCGAAGCTGCTCACTACCGAGAAGGGCTCCAAGCTCAAGCTGACCGAGAAGGAGACGGCGATCCTGCGCTATCTCTACCGCGCAGGCCAGGCGGTGGTCGGCCGCGACACGCTGCTCACCGAGGTCTGGGGCTACAATTCCAACGTCACCACGCACACTCTCGAGACGCATATCTACCGCCTGCGTCAGAAGATCGAATCCGATCCGTCCAACGCCAGCATCCTCGTGACCGAGCCCGGCGGCTACAAGCTGATCCCTTAA
- a CDS encoding cyclic nucleotide-binding domain-containing protein produces MALDDDIAVLTQAPLFNLLEKDALRLVAFASENRTFRAGDVLFRKGDRSDGGYVVSQGAIALDALEDGSPETFLAGPGALIGQAALFARIERRATATAREPSTIIRVSPSLMRRVLEEFPDAAAAIHDAMAEELSRLAEGLERVRQQLIAIDGESKPES; encoded by the coding sequence ATGGCGCTCGACGACGACATCGCGGTTTTGACTCAGGCTCCACTGTTCAACCTGCTGGAGAAGGATGCCCTGCGCCTCGTCGCCTTCGCGTCGGAGAACCGGACCTTCCGGGCGGGCGACGTCCTGTTCCGCAAGGGCGACCGTTCCGACGGCGGCTATGTGGTGAGCCAGGGCGCCATCGCCCTCGACGCCCTCGAGGACGGCTCGCCCGAGACGTTCCTGGCCGGTCCCGGAGCGCTGATCGGGCAGGCGGCTCTGTTCGCCCGCATCGAGCGCCGCGCCACGGCCACCGCCCGCGAGCCTTCGACGATCATCCGCGTCAGCCCAAGCCTCATGCGCCGGGTCCTGGAGGAATTCCCGGATGCCGCCGCCGCCATTCACGATGCCATGGCCGAGGAGCTGAGCCGCCTTGCGGAGGGTCTGGAGCGGGTGCGCCAGCAGCTCATCGCCATCGACGGCGAGAGCAAGCCCGAAAGTTAG
- a CDS encoding methyl-accepting chemotaxis protein has protein sequence MILKLRSIKSRVLLLAGAGFVGACTILTFAGTQIMMSSARSEAVVAANTLLNQYKGQVQAEIGRAISAAMVMNSAVEAVIFDQKVDRDELAEIVAKTVESQPDLLGMTLAFEPNALDGHDKDFLAHTYSDPTGRFAPYFFWRQDRKVGVEPLDLTKAPAIERWYTRPLRDNRSQIVPAYTDSVDGKDVLMSTVSVIVRRYGTPVGVITADMSLNAIAGSIAALKPFEAGTVSLVGAGGLWVANKDAQLLGKRADDAQLTELKGKAASTGFADMVIEEAGVETYRAVVPVAFPGIEEPWLLSVSVPVDAMVDGALDARNLMLLTAGGLLVLALLGAWWAARSLATPIARMTQTMKALADGDTGVTVTDTGRADEIGAMAGAVQIFKDALIAKCEADEAAAVEADAKMRRAQVLDRLTKQFEANVSVLTNGLSSAASRMETTARSMTTVADQTTSQSVTVASAAEQTSANVQTVAAATEELSISIREIASQVGQSSRIAEQAVSEAQRTTQTVQALAASAERIGDVIQLINTIASQTNLLALNATIEAARAGEAGKGFAVVASEVKNLASQTSKATEEISSQIGAVQQATVEAVQAIETIARTIGEMSQISVSISAAIEEQGAATSEISRNVQEAARGTEAVTGNINDVRQGAGETGTAAAQVLASARELARHSDTLGAAVGSFLSGVKAA, from the coding sequence ATGATTCTCAAACTGCGTTCGATCAAAAGCCGGGTCCTGCTGCTGGCAGGCGCGGGCTTCGTCGGGGCCTGCACGATCCTGACCTTCGCAGGCACCCAGATTATGATGAGCTCCGCCCGCAGCGAGGCGGTCGTCGCCGCCAACACCCTGCTCAACCAGTACAAGGGTCAGGTCCAGGCGGAAATCGGACGTGCCATCTCGGCCGCGATGGTGATGAATTCCGCCGTCGAGGCGGTGATCTTCGACCAGAAGGTCGACCGGGACGAGTTGGCCGAAATCGTCGCGAAGACGGTCGAGAGCCAGCCCGATCTCCTCGGCATGACGCTCGCCTTCGAGCCGAACGCCCTCGACGGGCATGACAAGGACTTCCTCGCCCACACCTATTCCGACCCGACCGGTCGCTTCGCGCCGTATTTCTTCTGGCGGCAGGACCGCAAGGTCGGCGTCGAGCCGCTCGACCTGACCAAGGCACCGGCCATCGAGCGCTGGTACACCAGGCCCCTGCGCGACAACCGCAGCCAGATCGTCCCGGCCTATACGGATTCGGTCGACGGGAAGGATGTGCTGATGTCGACGGTGAGCGTCATCGTGCGCCGCTATGGCACCCCGGTCGGCGTCATCACGGCTGATATGAGCCTGAACGCGATTGCCGGGTCCATTGCGGCGCTGAAGCCCTTCGAGGCCGGCACGGTGAGCCTCGTCGGCGCCGGCGGCTTGTGGGTCGCCAACAAGGATGCGCAGCTGCTCGGCAAGCGCGCCGACGACGCGCAGCTTACCGAACTGAAGGGCAAGGCCGCCTCAACCGGTTTCGCCGACATGGTGATCGAGGAGGCCGGCGTCGAGACCTATCGCGCCGTGGTTCCGGTGGCCTTCCCCGGAATCGAGGAGCCCTGGCTCCTGTCGGTCTCGGTTCCCGTCGATGCCATGGTCGACGGCGCGCTGGACGCCCGCAACCTGATGCTGCTGACCGCGGGCGGCCTGCTGGTCCTGGCGCTTCTCGGCGCCTGGTGGGCCGCCCGGTCGCTCGCCACCCCGATCGCGCGCATGACGCAGACCATGAAGGCCCTCGCCGACGGCGACACCGGCGTCACGGTCACCGATACCGGGCGCGCCGACGAGATCGGCGCCATGGCCGGCGCGGTCCAGATCTTCAAGGACGCGCTGATCGCCAAGTGCGAGGCGGACGAGGCCGCGGCCGTGGAGGCCGACGCGAAGATGCGCCGCGCCCAGGTTCTCGACCGGCTGACCAAGCAGTTCGAGGCCAATGTCTCGGTGCTCACCAACGGGCTGTCCTCCGCGGCTTCGCGCATGGAAACCACCGCCCGCTCGATGACCACGGTGGCGGACCAGACCACGAGCCAGTCGGTGACGGTCGCCTCCGCCGCCGAGCAGACCTCCGCCAACGTGCAGACGGTGGCCGCCGCCACGGAGGAGCTCTCGATCTCCATCCGCGAGATCGCCTCCCAGGTCGGCCAGTCCTCGCGGATCGCGGAGCAGGCCGTGAGCGAGGCGCAGCGCACCACGCAGACGGTGCAGGCGCTCGCCGCTTCGGCGGAGCGCATCGGCGATGTGATCCAGCTCATCAACACCATCGCGTCGCAGACCAACCTCCTGGCGCTCAACGCCACCATCGAGGCGGCACGCGCCGGCGAGGCCGGCAAGGGCTTCGCCGTCGTGGCGAGCGAGGTGAAGAACCTCGCCAGCCAGACTTCGAAGGCGACGGAGGAGATCTCCTCCCAGATCGGCGCCGTGCAGCAGGCGACGGTGGAGGCGGTGCAGGCCATCGAGACCATCGCCCGCACCATCGGCGAGATGTCCCAGATCTCGGTGTCGATCTCCGCCGCCATCGAGGAGCAGGGCGCCGCGACCTCCGAGATCTCGCGCAATGTGCAGGAGGCCGCCCGCGGAACGGAGGCTGTCACCGGCAACATCAACGACGTGCGTCAGGGCGCCGGGGAAACCGGCACGGCGGCGGCTCAGGTGCTCGCCTCGGCCCGGGAGCTCGCCCGCCATTCCGACACCCTCGGCGCGGCGGTCGGCTCGTTCCTGTCGGGGGTCAAGGCAGCGTAA
- a CDS encoding HWE histidine kinase domain-containing protein, translating into MIQQNAVATVESAPALDSALAAEVEAIGRIGSVSSILQILLESTGLGFAAVARVTDSSWTACAVLDRIGFGLPIGGQLEVTTTFCSEIRASCTPIVIDRASTDEVYKSHRTPRMYGFESYIAVPIVLRSGEIFGTICALDPKPAQVSDPKILRSLQLFAELIASQLELDSTLAAQKRALAHQDLLINELNHRVKNTLATIQSIAFQSLRSAETMDHASQRLESRLMALARVHDVLTRESWDSAELRTIVHQAISPFESVDLQRFVLTGPSIKLPPRQVLPLSMAIHELLTNALKYGALSAPFGRVSISWDLVADGNEVRLRWDEHGGPPVVPPTARGFGTRLIERGLAQELGGSVAIEFDPSGVTCAIAFPLNDQPI; encoded by the coding sequence ATGATACAACAGAATGCCGTCGCCACCGTCGAGTCCGCTCCGGCTCTCGACAGCGCCTTGGCCGCGGAGGTCGAAGCGATCGGGCGCATCGGTTCGGTCTCTTCCATCCTGCAGATCCTGCTCGAAAGCACCGGCCTCGGCTTCGCCGCCGTTGCGCGCGTGACCGATAGCTCGTGGACCGCCTGCGCCGTGCTCGACAGGATCGGCTTCGGCCTGCCCATCGGCGGACAGCTTGAGGTGACGACGACCTTCTGCTCGGAGATCCGCGCCTCGTGCACGCCCATCGTGATCGACCGGGCCAGCACGGACGAGGTCTACAAGTCCCACCGGACGCCGAGGATGTACGGCTTCGAGAGCTACATCGCGGTGCCCATCGTCCTTCGCTCGGGCGAGATCTTCGGCACCATCTGCGCCCTCGATCCGAAGCCCGCCCAGGTGTCCGATCCCAAGATCCTTCGGAGCCTGCAGCTTTTCGCCGAGCTGATCGCCTCGCAGCTCGAGCTCGACAGCACGCTGGCCGCTCAGAAGCGGGCGCTCGCCCATCAGGATCTCCTGATCAACGAGCTGAACCACCGGGTGAAAAACACCCTGGCGACCATTCAGTCCATCGCGTTCCAATCTCTCAGGAGCGCAGAGACCATGGATCATGCCAGTCAAAGGCTGGAGAGCCGGCTCATGGCGCTCGCGCGGGTTCATGATGTGCTGACGCGGGAGAGCTGGGACAGCGCCGAGCTGCGCACCATCGTGCATCAGGCCATCTCCCCCTTCGAAAGCGTGGACCTGCAGCGCTTCGTCCTGACGGGCCCCTCGATCAAGCTGCCGCCGCGCCAGGTGCTGCCCCTGTCCATGGCGATCCATGAGCTGTTGACGAACGCGCTGAAATACGGTGCCCTCTCCGCGCCGTTCGGGCGGGTCTCGATCTCATGGGACCTCGTCGCGGATGGGAACGAGGTGAGGCTCCGGTGGGACGAACACGGCGGACCTCCCGTCGTGCCCCCAACCGCGCGCGGCTTCGGCACCCGCCTGATCGAGCGTGGTCTCGCTCAGGAGCTTGGCGGATCCGTCGCCATCGAGTTCGACCCATCCGGGGTGACCTGCGCGATCGCGTTTCCGCTCAACGATCAGCCGATCTGA
- a CDS encoding exodeoxyribonuclease III: MQLTISTWNINSVRLRIDQVGRFLKERRPDILCLQETKCPNDKLPLKELQAFGYPFIVHMGQKGYNGVAILSRYPFSETSVMEMCGRQDARHITVTLSREAKAAAGVTIHNFYVPAGGDIPDPGLNEKFRHKLDFMAEMRSWGGKAKPTSQPAILVGDLNVAPLEHDVWSHKQLLDVVSHTPVETAALEELRQEAEWIDAMRVLRPEPEKIYSWWSYRSPDWAAADKGRRLDHIWLSKGMQDTIRSIDVTRATRGWDRPSDHAPVTAVLEL; the protein is encoded by the coding sequence GTGCAATTGACGATCTCGACCTGGAACATCAATTCCGTTCGCCTGCGCATCGATCAGGTGGGCCGCTTCCTGAAGGAGCGCCGCCCCGACATCCTGTGCCTGCAGGAGACCAAGTGTCCGAACGACAAGCTGCCCCTGAAAGAGCTGCAGGCCTTCGGCTATCCCTTCATCGTCCATATGGGCCAGAAGGGCTATAACGGCGTCGCCATCCTCTCCCGTTATCCGTTCTCGGAGACGAGCGTGATGGAGATGTGCGGCCGCCAGGATGCCCGCCACATCACCGTCACCTTGAGCCGCGAGGCCAAGGCGGCGGCGGGGGTGACGATCCATAACTTTTACGTTCCAGCCGGCGGCGACATTCCCGATCCGGGCCTCAACGAAAAATTCCGCCACAAGCTCGACTTCATGGCCGAGATGCGCTCCTGGGGCGGAAAGGCGAAGCCTACCTCTCAGCCTGCCATTCTCGTGGGCGATCTCAACGTGGCGCCGCTCGAGCACGACGTGTGGAGCCACAAGCAGCTCCTCGACGTGGTGAGCCACACGCCGGTCGAGACGGCGGCGCTGGAAGAACTGCGGCAGGAGGCGGAATGGATCGACGCCATGCGCGTTCTTCGTCCCGAGCCCGAAAAGATCTATTCCTGGTGGAGCTATCGCTCGCCGGACTGGGCCGCCGCCGACAAGGGCCGCCGGCTCGACCATATCTGGCTCTCTAAGGGCATGCAGGACACGATTCGCTCCATCGACGTCACCCGCGCCACCCGCGGCTGGGATCGCCCGTCCGACCATGCGCCCGTGACGGCTGTGCTGGAGCTGTAA
- a CDS encoding outer-membrane lipoprotein carrier protein LolA translates to MRPPSLASLATALSVGTGALPAMGQVLPIEMIMPPARPVAAQGFGRSAAQLPTAFFHRGATPTSQPSRPVIPRPANAEQVLAVTTPLPPSRPPAAEIPDNLETEPMAIAPVATAAIELAPPARPLSNSAVVEKANAYFTHLNTLVADFTQVGGDGRRVKGTLFLQRPGRVRFEYDPPATLQVIADGRSVAVRDRKLATQDLYSISQTPLKFLLRERVNLGQDIRITGIANDGDSVRINLEDSSTLGGTSRITLYFDSQVEILNQWRIVDAQGFQTVVMLDKVERGRRIDQDMFKIQYEAILGGNN, encoded by the coding sequence ATGCGTCCCCCCTCCCTTGCCAGCCTGGCAACCGCCCTGTCCGTCGGGACGGGCGCGCTGCCGGCCATGGGGCAGGTGCTGCCGATCGAGATGATCATGCCGCCGGCGCGACCGGTCGCGGCCCAGGGCTTCGGCCGCTCCGCCGCCCAGCTGCCGACGGCCTTCTTCCACCGCGGCGCGACGCCGACCTCGCAACCCTCCCGGCCGGTGATCCCCCGACCCGCGAATGCGGAGCAGGTCCTGGCCGTCACTACGCCGCTGCCGCCGAGCCGGCCCCCGGCGGCCGAGATCCCAGATAACCTTGAGACCGAGCCCATGGCGATCGCACCCGTTGCGACGGCAGCGATCGAGCTCGCTCCTCCGGCGCGGCCCCTGTCCAACAGCGCGGTGGTGGAGAAGGCCAATGCCTATTTCACCCATCTCAACACCCTGGTGGCCGATTTCACCCAGGTCGGCGGCGACGGGCGGCGGGTGAAAGGCACGCTCTTCCTCCAGCGCCCCGGCCGCGTGCGCTTCGAATACGATCCGCCCGCCACGCTGCAGGTGATCGCCGACGGCCGCTCGGTCGCGGTGCGCGACCGCAAGCTCGCGACGCAGGACCTCTATTCGATCTCGCAGACGCCGCTGAAATTCCTGCTGCGCGAGCGGGTCAATCTCGGCCAGGACATCCGAATCACCGGCATCGCCAACGACGGCGATTCGGTGCGCATCAACCTGGAGGATTCCTCGACGCTGGGCGGCACCTCGCGCATCACCCTCTATTTCGACAGCCAGGTGGAGATCCTGAACCAGTGGCGCATCGTCGATGCGCAGGGCTTCCAGACCGTGGTGATGCTCGACAAGGTCGAGCGCGGTCGCCGGATCGACCAGGACATGTTCAAGATCCAGTACGAGGCGATCCTGGGTGGGAACAATTAG